The following coding sequences are from one Triticum aestivum cultivar Chinese Spring chromosome 5A, IWGSC CS RefSeq v2.1, whole genome shotgun sequence window:
- the LOC123107504 gene encoding glycine-rich cell wall structural protein 1-like yields the protein MAVLLRARSHLLSGAIRRGLLGERGRARRFSADPTTVSEASATGRGATTGGAAANSSRGPTKTNGGGPANGRGAANGGGGASGDGAPANGGGRTAANSGGGQATGGGAPANGGGGGAVTGSGNGHGGGCGGVSQLRKDAFGATRGIWDEYNVRAAKDRGIFQEIRI from the exons atggccgtcctcctccgcgcccGCTCCCACCTCCTCTCCGGCGCCATCCGCCGCGGCTTGCTCGG GGAGCGCGGGCGCGCGCGAAGGTTCTCGGCGGACCCAACCACCGTCAGCGAGGCTTCGGCCACCGGCCGCGGTGCGACGACCGGCGGGGCCGCCGCAAACTCCAGTAG GGGTCCGACGAAGACGAACGGCGGCGGGCCAGCGAATGGACGAGGGGCGGCGAACGGCGG GGGTGGAGCGAGCGGAGACGGTGCTCCGGCCAACGGCGGCGGAAGgacggcggcgaactccggcgg GGGGCAAGCGACCGGAGGCGGGGCTCCAGCcaacggaggcggcggcggcgcggtcacCGGCTCTGGCAACGG CCATGGTGGTGGATGCGGCGGAGTGTCCCAGCTGCGTAAGGACGCTTTTGGGGCAACCCGCGGTATATGGGACGAGTACAACGTTCGCGCCGCCAAGGACCGCGGGATCTTTCAGGAGATAAGGATTTAA